The Solanum pennellii chromosome 4, SPENNV200 genomic interval TAACCAATTGATCCCTCGCTGTTTTCCCAACTCTTCTGAATAGCTATAAAAATTTTAGACGCATCTCCtgaaaatacaagaaaaataatttagaatatgtgttgattaaaaaaaaaacagtacaTCCAATATTTAATTGTAGCTTGATTTAAATTCTGCGATACCTTTTTTTAAGTTGGATCTAAAATATCAAtagcatatttttatattagagACTCTTTAATTCTAATATATTTttggttttattaattaatagagAACGTACGTACCGATTTGAGCAATAAAACATTTTTCCGcctcttttcttccttttcacGCTTGCACTCTGCACACCAGTTAGAAAAATCTGtttggtacttcttcatctctCTAAACACAGAGCTgcaagtaattaattattaattagcaTTAAAATAATGATGTTAGTGTAATCTGAAAATAGTAATTAAGTATTCAAAAATACCTTCTGCACCATATTAACAAGTTGGTCCTCCTTCCTGATGTTGTTGCTCTAGCACCATGTCTATGGCGACCACAATGAAGAATTGCATGCCCCCCAACATGAGAATAATCAAAAATCTCCTGTAAAAACAACAATTACTTTGATTAATTCACTAAATTATAGATATTCTACCTAGAATTTAAAATTCGTGTTTTTTTtgtgctgtggattgattcgctgacaatagagtttttggtatctatactctactgattaagatcattttatcctgggaggttatattccaaatcaaacctcggatactaaaggagaataattttcttaaggggacactgtgaattcagtggacttgattttcttcctaaaattgttgaaaagagtattccagattttgataagttttttacagattcaattatttttatacaaataaatttctgttcatcttacttactggttctaattcagtggacttgattttcttcctaaaattattgaaaagagtattccagatttTGGTAAGTTTTgtacagattcaattatttttatacaaataaatttctgttcatcttacttactggttctaaaaatctcaattacttcgtgtttctgtatgatttattacaacaagtaatttctgattttcataacacagattgACAACAGAATTAACCAATTAGGGAAAATAAATGATCCATTACAACAAGTAACAATTACCTCTGGTTGTGTTTCAGTGTTTACATGTTTCTCGCATCGCACACCTCGAAAGAACAATTCTCCACCATCGAATTGTTTTCCCAAGCACACATTCAAAGTAACTTCAGCATCATCAACATGAAAACCTGATAACTAAAAAACTGTTAAAAGGTatcgaaagaaaaaaatgtttgaagaaaaataattatttgactCACCTAAGTCAACATCTCTATCTGTCCCATACTCAACAACAAAACCATGATGGCTATCGAGTGTTGATCCACCAACTTCAGTAAATAAAACTGCAAGATTATAtcaaagaataattaagatacacttacttttaattttattttcagttcatataattaattagttgtaATTATAACCTGTTGAAATGGGACGTATAAAATCCTCCATAAATTCCTGAAGCATGGTTTGAAGGCCAAAATCATCAAGAACTGCTCCATATTTGTTCATTGAGTTTGGACGCGTGATTCTGAATTTTGTTTCACGAatccatttttcaaaattttctacctaattaattaacaattaagaAAACATATGTCACCCCTAACAAATATGCGTTATATATACTAGGGAAAAAGATATGATATCTCAACTTTGTCGTAGGGAAAAAAGTCTGATATATACGcccctcgttatgaaagtgactcatatatatctTTACCGTCAAAAGGGAGGGTATACCAACTCTagatgacaaagttgaggggtatctCAGACCTTTTTTCCTATTTACTATTACATATTCCTCAACTTTGTTATTTGGTGCTGATATGTCtctcgttatgaaagtgactcatatatatctTTACCGTCATAAGGGAGGGTATACCAACTCTAGatgacaaagttgaagggtatctcagacccttttccctatttaCTATTACATATTCCTCAACTTTTGTTTTGAAAGGGGCTCCTATATATCTTTACCGTCATAAGGAAGGGTAtatatatcagctctaaatgataaagtttgaggggtatatcagactctTTTCCCTATATACTACTATTATATAGTACGTACCTCCTCCAACATCATGTCACAAAAACGTGGTTGAAGCATTTGAAATGTTAGAATACCCGGAGAGGGTTCAGCCATTATATTTCTGAAGCTTTGTTCGGTGTTCTCAGAGATGGCCTTAAGAAATGAAGGCACAAAGAAATTTGTTGGGTGCATGGTATATAACACCTTGTGTAGAGGCTGAAAAACAATCAAGATTgagattatatatatttttgttgttaccACAATTGAACTTGAAATATCACAATATTTGACTATTTGTTATGTGTACATACCTGATAATTTGACATGATCTTTTGTCTATATTCTCTATGTTTATGCCTCTGTAGTAGCAACATGATTAAAAGGTGTATCAAGAATTGATTAgccaaagaaaaaataaacaagttaCAATATatagtaagaaaaataaaattatatatatatatattaaataatggtTTTTGTTCCTATTCAATTTGATTTATGTTAGGATGGCAATGGGCCAGACTTGGGCGGTGCCGATTGAGCTTAACCCGTACAATTTTTAATTCGCTTCGCCTTGTAtagcaatattttttattttcaacccGTTCAACCCCCACCCCCATAGACCCGCcccatataattttttaaacattttctttCTAGTTatatttgatactaaaaataaaatttataaaataaattcattttttcattaatttagtaGGATAGtgacttaaaatttattttttagagttcAATTGggaaattatattaattttattgaactattttcatttattatcttgaatattttagaAGCTTTAATGAAATATCTCAAGAAATAATGATCTCACTCAATAAcatgtaaaaagttaaaattaagtttgaacctacctaaaatcacatataccctGCAACCCTCCCTTCCCcacattaatttaaaaaaaactcacttCAACCCGCCCCGCATTCAACCAACCCCACATAACCTTAAAACCGCTCCACCCTACATAGCTTTAAATCCACCCCGCTCCGCATCCGGACCGCTCCATTGCCATCCAAAATGTTAGAGCTAAAGAGCTTGTTTGGATcgaattttaagttaaaataactttaaagtcaattttaaaaaatacttataagcagttgaatttaaactaaaataataaaagacttAATTCACATGATAAGTCCTCCGTTACAGAGGACATATACATAAGTTGAATTCtgttttataaataaacaaaataaaaaataaatccaagCATGTTAaccaaaaacaattaatttacgAATTAGCAACAAGGACGACAAAAGTGTAGCAACAATGAAATTAATGCTAAGTAAAAATAACACGTAAAAGATTAATTATGGTATAGATGGGTAAAACGTGAAATCtagttattaataattataattacttaCATGATTGCGCTGAGATGGAGGAGAATAATCAAGAAGAATTTGATTCAAGTATGGAACTTTATCAAGTCGtgaagaattaataaaattatctgGAAGATAACGCTCAAGAGACGTGTATAATAAAGGATCGAATTCCAATTCTTCTTCTAAATCATCATAGTTTTCCGCCTTGTGTTCTAAACATGGCTCGGGTCTCAGCGTTGCCTCCTCCGATGAACCCTCGTTGTTCTCCTCCATCTTCTGTACCAATAATTTGTTCTTATGTTGTATGTTATTATTCCCTATATATAGGAATAGGGTACaccaacttttttttattgttccAAAAAAAaggatgattttttttattgttccaaaaaaaataaa includes:
- the LOC107017064 gene encoding uncharacterized PKHD-type hydroxylase At1g22950-like — protein: MEENNEGSSEEATLRPEPCLEHKAENYDDLEEELEFDPLLYTSLERYLPDNFINSSRLDKVPYLNQILLDYSPPSQRNHRHKHREYRQKIMSNYQPLHKVLYTMHPTNFFVPSFLKAISENTEQSFRNIMAEPSPGILTFQMLQPRFCDMMLEEVENFEKWIRETKFRITRPNSMNKYGAVLDDFGLQTMLQEFMEDFIRPISTVLFTEVGGSTLDSHHGFVVEYGTDRDVDLGFHVDDAEVTLNVCLGKQFDGGELFFRGVRCEKHVNTETQPEEIFDYSHVGGHAILHCGRHRHGARATTSGRRTNLLIWCRSSVFREMKKYQTDFSNWCAECKREKEEKRRKNVLLLKSEMRLKFL